TCCTGATGTTTATTCCCAAAAAAGGGATCGATGATGTACCTTTTGATCGAGTGAAATTCAATAAATGGCTTGCAGCCTTGCTTGCATTCATTGTCGGGTTGGGAGCCGGGATTGTTGGGGCGGCGGGTGCGTTCTTATTAGTACCCATCATGCTTGTTGTATTAAAAATTCCCACCCGAATGACAATAGCCTCATCTTTGGCAATCACATTCATTTCTTCAATCGGTGCAACCTTCGGGAAGATTACAACAGGGCAAGTGGATTATTTTCCTGCGTTCATTATGATTGTGGCAAGTCTGATTGCTTCACCGCTTGGGGCAATGGCAGGTAAAAAAGTGAACACAAAAATATTGCAGGTCATTTTGGCTGTAATGATCTTTGCAACGGCTGTTAAAATCTGGATAGATATTATATAAAAATCTTGATCAACCTGTCCAAAACCACTGCTTATTTAAGCCTGATTTTTAATCCAAATGTTCTACTTTTCATTCCTTCCGCATAGAAATAAAATATGAACGCTTGTCTTTTGGAGGGATTGAAGTGCGGGCAGTTTGGTTATTTTTCGGCATTGT
The Pueribacillus theae genome window above contains:
- a CDS encoding sulfite exporter TauE/SafE family protein, producing MDLSFIIVIFLIGFIGSYISGMLGIGGSIIKYPMLLYIPPLFGLAAFSAHEVSGISAVQVFFATIGGVWAYRRGGYLNKTLIGYMGISILIGSFIGGYGSKLMSEGGINLIYGILALIAAVLMFIPKKGIDDVPFDRVKFNKWLAALLAFIVGLGAGIVGAAGAFLLVPIMLVVLKIPTRMTIASSLAITFISSIGATFGKITTGQVDYFPAFIMIVASLIASPLGAMAGKKVNTKILQVILAVMIFATAVKIWIDII